GTACATGGCCAATACCAAATACACATTCAACTGTGGGAGTCTTTCGGTCACTTCTAATTCACTAAGAACCCTAGCAAAGAAACAGGCAAGTCATCAAACATGTTATTTGTCttcttctcattttatttttcctggGTTTTCTCCTCTAACATGTGGAAATTAATTACAGGTTGATTATATATTAGGAGAGAACCCGCTGAAGATGTCATATATGGTAGGATATGGGACAAATTTTCCAAAGAGAATTCACCACAGAGGATCTTCCTTGCCTTCAGTAACAAGCCACCCAGATGCCATATCTTGTCAAGGCGGTTTCGACCCCTTCCTTCATTCATCGAACCCGAATCCTAATATCTTGACCGGAGCCATTGTTGGGGGTCCAAACGACAACGATGAATTCCCAGATGAACGGACTGACTACAGTCATTCAGAACCAACCACCTATATTAATGCTGCTTTTGTTGGACCTTTAGCATACTTTGCCAAGAGCAGCTACAGCACTTGATGCCATTTCCTTCAATAGTAGTGCaatgtgtatgtatatatatatatattctaatttccCCACCAAAAACCAAGCATGCACCACCAAGATATTGGTGGACTATGTGATCGTGTTTGAATTTTTTCCAATATAATTCTGTGATCCAAGGATCTTCAGATTGATAGGACAAGctcaaattaaatttaagtttgAAGAGTCATGTAGTCGGCAGAAACAAATATGGAAATGATATTTCAGCAATCAACACtctttatcaatttattttaattacgtCACTAACAAATGACCCGTCAGTTTGTAAAAGAGTTAATAATATCATAAACATTTTCCCTCTCGCATATGGATGGTATATATTCACCTGTGAGAGAATTGAgtaaaggaatatatatatacaaaaaataaataaataaataaaaaagataatgatATATCATAACTCGAATGAAAGGTGCTCTGCCACAGAATCTATTATATCACTTGGGAAGGGAAAGATAGTGTTCTGCCAGCTTCCGTACCTTCATAATAAtgtgtaataatttttttttacaaaaaaaaaagataagatcGCATTAACAACTAACTAAAATACTATTCATTTCATGATAATATTTAACGTTTGTGCATTTTATGGTGtataattttacattatttaattttttaaaagacgtcaaaattaattttatgtaCACGATTAAATgcactaattttaaatttttaactattttatagatattatcaattttatttgaaataaaaagatTCATATTCCAAGGAGAGAGGGTAAGATGCCCCAAGGGctacaaacaaaaacacataactataaaaacaaacaaacaaaagtacAACATACAGCAAAGGACACCATACGAGGAACATCAAAATGTATGCAACAATGGCAAAGGTAGTGAAAAAAGAGCGAGTGAAAATGGATGAGAAACCCAATCCAATAAAGACCTTGACCCAAATATCAAGATCAAGATCAAGGGCTGTCGTAAATTAGCGATTACAAGCATCGCCAGCACAAAGCTCCGCTTAATCGTATTGTTTAATCGCATTTGAATGTTAGTTATCTAACTTAATTGGATGTCCCTGATTCCTGCCTGTGGGCTTGTTATAACTTCAttaacttttcaaattatttgCTTGCTGATTTCTTATTATTACATTAACTTCATTAAGCAATTAACACCATGTATGTTTCCTCACCTTCTTCATCTTTATTAAGAATCTAAGATTGTGCATAATGAAGTTGGaagatttttttatatcaaCAGTAACTAATGATCACAACAAAATACTCCTCCTTTTAATGATAAAAagtaggagaaaaaaaaaaagtgcgaaAAGACCACAAAAACAGGACAAATATCAGCTGCTACAAAGGTTTAAGACCCAATCACTCAGAGACTTGCTATTAAAATATCAGAGTCAAGGGAAACCTTCACTATTAGATAAAACTGCAATATCAAAGAAGAGTAAACAAAGAACTACACCCAATAAGTCTATTTCTAGGAAGCACAACACAACAAACATAGCTGAGTACAACCTACCAACATGTCTTAGTGATGAAACAAATTAACTTACTGTTTAGCATCGTCCACTATCCTTCTACACATCCAGAACAACAGTAACACTTACGTTGTTTGACTGTTAGGAAGACTCACCAAGGTGGGAGTTTGATTGATCTCTAACactctaataataattatcacAATGAAGGATAGTAGATTGGGTTACTTGTATCGTGGCGGCGTGACCTAATATGGTTAATGCTATCCATCGTCGCCCCGAAAACTCTTCGACTGTATTCATAATTGTTGTCATTGAAATGTGATCCATACCCATTAGATTGATTACTTACACCAGGGGGGGCAGGCACTGTATTGAAAAGAAGCCTTTTTTAGAACCAAGACATTACAACTTTTTGGGATAGGAGAAGGAAATAAGGAATTAAAGGGAAGAGAAAAATACGTAACCTTGAGGATTCTCTTGGTAAGCTGAAAACCTCGATGGTTCTGGTAACCTCATGGAGTGCTGAGAAATCTCCATATTGTTAATTGGAACGGGGTGAGACCTTGGTCTATGAGATGAGTTTGATGCGGGTGTCGTTGACATTGGAGGTGAGGGCTTGTCTTGTCCAGATATCTGTTCACCAAGGATCAAATATCATTATCAAGAGCATCAGTTAAGCTTGGGCCGACTTTTAAACCCACATAATTTAGTatctttcaaactttttttgtaATTAGGCCCAACTTTTCTATATAATGATCAAAATGCTAGTCTACTGCCAATCACTGCAAACCCCGCCATCAGCAAATATGCCAGCAATTTCATCAGAAGAGCACGAATCAAACTATTGATTCCTTAATCTGACTGGGTTAACTGAGGCAGAAGTCTCCATTACATCGTTGCTCATGCACTAACTGGATACAGGCTGGGCtaaattacaagagaaaaaattaCATCCCATAAAAGAGCTTGGGAACCTaagaaagtaaagaaaattgATATATAATGATATAAATCCTAGACTAATAAAACTATTTGGCAGAAAATGACACTAAACAAGTTACAGCAGAGCAAGAAATAGGCAACAGGTACATACAGCAAATTTCAGTGTTCGATTATAGAGAGTCACAAGACCAGAGAAAAGCCTGACAGCATAGCCCGCAATCTCTTCAGTTTCATATTCTACAAAGGCAAAACCTTTGGGTTTATCTGTTTCCTTGTCTCGTGGGATGTACAAGTCTACCACCCGCCCTGCTTGAATCAAAATATCATACAAGACCCTTTCATTCACCCTCTCATCCAGATTACCTGCATAAGATTGAAAAAGAACAAGTCAGAACAAATTCTGCTCATGAATAACTATCAAGAAAACAGGCAAAAGAAGCCACATTGGCGTACAACAAATCGTATCAAATAcatttgtttcaatttaataaaagtatAAGAAATACATCAATAAAAAGGATTCTAACCAGCCAAAACACAACCAATGATATCCACTTGGGAGCAGAGAATCCATCAATTTGAAGGAAAGAAATCAAGAATTTTTCAGGCTTACTCTATCAACTCAAATAGAGATCAGATGTCACTCTATCTCACACACGCAAGGAGTATAATTCTAGACGAAATTTCATCTCCGGGATCAAATTGTTTAAATGACGAGAAAATTTGGGACCCAGATAAACAACTAGTCGTCCAACAAAAGAAGCCTAATTCAAGGCTCCATTCCAGCGCAAACCCATCCCAAAATCATATTCAATTTCTCAAATTACTCTTCAAATTCCAAAACGCAAAAATATCCGCAGGTTTCTATCTAATCAACCTAACATAACAAAATTCATAACAACCTCATAAACCATCAACAATAAACGGGGGGGGTGGGTGGTGTAACTAGACTCAATTTTCGGATTCCAAATTTTCAAGagaattttactaaaaataataaaacttttattttcaaaatgtaaTTACAGATACCTCAAATTCTATCACAAacattttacataatttttttccccgaaaaaatcaaatttcccGGGAAAATTGTTTTTCCACGTTTGCGAAAATTTtcgcagaagaaaaaaaaaaatcctttaatGTTCAAGTATTCCTGATTTTCCGTAATACTATTTTTCCGGAGAAACATTTTCCTTCAGAAGCAAAGACAGCGAAACGGAAATCAAAATCGAAGAAGGTGAAGGAATTGTCTCGAACTTACCTACGTAGACGCTGCAACTTGAGCTTCCTGACATGGTTGGTATACTAGAATTTCTGAAACGAGATGCGAAACCCTAGCTCGAACGACGCCGTACAACGATGAGATCAGTTTCTTTTATCTACTCTCTTTCCGGAAGATAACAGGAATAAAGTCTGCGACAGAGAGACTTCCGATCATAGTCAGAACAGGAATAAAGGCCGCGACGTCGTTATATCTATAAGGTTGGAATCACCTACGTTGGATTTACAGCGATTTATGTACAACCGCATTTAGGCTACTGACACGTGGCTTAGAGTCCTAGGTTATCattcttaattagtttttttttttttttctttaattaggTCGCCTCAATTAACAAGTACTAAGAACATGTTTAAGAttgctttgaaaaataaaacttttaaagtcaaaagaaattttttaaaatgcatttagacaatttttagagtaaaaaagtcagaaaaaatatttttgaaattttttatcaaacatacGAGATTCTTGTTTGGCATAACTTTCtaagtattaaaagtattttttaccCTTCTTAATGTAATTCCAAACAGATTCTAAACAAAGTCGCACTGCggtttttaattttcaatttgctTCACTGGATGAATGTGGCAGAAAATCTCATATGTCTATCAATTGGTGCTACCTCTTAAGTTTTCACCAATGTGttcatttttcatcttttgcaGTTACATATCTCAGCATTCTGATTTCTATCAACTGTTGGACAATATTGACGTCTTGGTATATAGATAAGGTGATAAGAGTATCACTCTGCCAACAAGCCCCAGTTAAAACCTTGAACAAATCTTGAATGTGTAGAATATAACTAGTTGAACCTTTGGTCTAAGGATTTGTTTGGACGTGCGTTTGAGAagcttaaaagtgcatttaacactcaaaaaattcgtttgaaaaaaaaaagtatcagtttagtaaaaaaaaattaaaaacgcttttaaaggttcaaaaaacttaaaaatagtcaaaatacatttttgacaaaagcttaaaaataaagcttttgcaaaaaaaaaaaaaaaatgttttttttttatttaatcaaagATTCGAAGCACACTAGGCTCACCCACATAAAGAACAGAATTCATTTAAGATAGGAGAAAAACTCATGATATcagataatttatttaattagaaagaaaGGTCCTGTAACCCACAAACCCTGATTACATTTACTCGTGTAGAAGGCTCAATACCTTGGAATCTTCTGAATAGCCAAACGTGGACTAGCCAAATCCACGAGAATGTCTTGTTGTTGGATCCTACAACCATAGCAGAAACCAATTTGTCATTCATCTGCAGAAACCCA
This window of the Corylus avellana chromosome ca5, CavTom2PMs-1.0 genome carries:
- the LOC132182900 gene encoding uncharacterized protein LOC132182900, with translation MSGSSSCSVYVGNLDERVNERVLYDILIQAGRVVDLYIPRDKETDKPKGFAFVEYETEEIAGYAVRLFSGLVTLYNRTLKFAISGQDKPSPPMSTTPASNSSHRPRSHPVPINNMEISQHSMRLPEPSRFSAYQENPQVPAPPGVSNQSNGYGSHFNDNNYEYSRRVFGATMDSINHIRSRRHDTSNPIYYPSL